A genomic stretch from Azotosporobacter soli includes:
- a CDS encoding efflux RND transporter permease subunit, whose translation MNLTSISLKRPVFATVIILALVVLGLFSYHSLDVDEYPNVEIPVVGITVKYNGASPEQIESKVTKKVEEAVSSVSGVDHISSTITEGQSLTIVEFTLETSPATAAQDVRDKIGSVVGELPTDSETPVISRFDPSATPIISLTLTGDQSLRELTTLVNDVISKRLETVGGVASVKIKGATEREIKINLDRDKIAAYKLTIPQIKSSLSSENIDTPGGKVTDGKHETTVRSVGAITDPKQFLALPIAQRNGVQLYVSNIASVEDGTVDATEITKLNDQEAIGIEVMKQSGGNTVAVAKNVKKEVEKIKKDLPAGVELKVIRDNSVTISDSINDVLLNIIIGGVLAVGIVFLFLGNWRSTLIAAIAIPTSIITTFLAMKALNFTLNTMSLLGLSLAVGILIDDAIVVIENIVRHLQMGKEKYTAAAEGTSEISLAITATTFSLVAVFLPVGMMTGVIGQFLKQFGITVAVSVLVSLFVAFTLTPMLSANYLNRRPERGQSWFDEKWNRWDAILERWTKKYGEWLALCLEHRKKVMLLVALLLLGSLSLTPLLGTGFMPDSDSAEITIAADVDAGMSPQSAGAIADQISSIARELPEVLLTYSVAQSDSLSILVKLTPKGQRKATDAQIVSLLREKLRDIPAAQISVSKKSGMSEGKPISLVIQGESLSTLVDLADQVEGIVAGVPGAVDVSSSYQTGKPDAQLVTNREKAAALGVSTSNIATTLSTMFTGTVINQYKDDNDSFDVRLILAPEDRKTLSAVDSIYLGSSYNDSSGETVMVPLSQVTNTVYSTSPTSINRYDRLDQITISANLRNVSLGDFNTALDKKLAQVALPTGYKFVTTGESQRMGDAFSGVVLALSMAVLFIFFVLAAQFESYVDPFSIMLALPLAIIGAIVGLLLGHSSLNMMSLIGIIMLMGLVTKNAILLLDFAKQQIEQGVARNQALIEAAVVRLRPIMMTTVAMIAGMLPLAFGVGPGAESRSPMAHAIIGGLITSTLLTLVVVPIMYTFLDDLRQRIYKKSGKV comes from the coding sequence ATGAATCTTACGTCAATCAGTTTAAAGAGACCCGTATTTGCCACGGTAATCATTTTGGCGTTGGTTGTTTTAGGACTGTTTAGCTATCACTCACTGGACGTCGACGAATATCCGAATGTCGAAATTCCCGTTGTCGGGATTACGGTAAAATATAACGGCGCATCACCGGAGCAGATCGAATCGAAAGTGACGAAGAAGGTCGAAGAAGCGGTGAGTTCGGTATCGGGCGTTGACCATATTTCATCAACGATTACCGAAGGGCAATCCCTTACGATTGTTGAATTTACGCTTGAGACGTCGCCAGCGACAGCGGCGCAAGACGTACGCGATAAAATCGGCAGTGTAGTCGGCGAACTTCCGACCGATTCTGAAACGCCGGTTATCAGTCGTTTTGATCCTTCGGCGACGCCGATTATATCGCTGACTCTCACCGGCGATCAAAGTCTGCGCGAGCTAACGACGCTTGTCAATGATGTGATCAGTAAACGTCTGGAAACGGTTGGCGGAGTTGCATCCGTAAAAATTAAAGGGGCGACAGAGCGGGAGATTAAGATTAATCTGGATCGGGATAAAATTGCCGCATATAAATTGACGATTCCCCAGATTAAGAGCAGTTTGAGCAGTGAAAACATCGATACGCCAGGCGGAAAAGTGACGGATGGTAAGCATGAAACGACAGTCCGCTCGGTGGGCGCGATTACAGATCCTAAACAGTTTTTGGCGCTGCCGATTGCACAGCGCAACGGCGTGCAGTTGTATGTGAGCAATATTGCAAGCGTCGAGGACGGAACAGTGGATGCCACTGAAATTACAAAATTGAATGATCAAGAAGCGATCGGCATCGAAGTCATGAAGCAATCGGGCGGCAACACGGTTGCGGTCGCCAAGAATGTAAAAAAGGAAGTTGAAAAAATAAAAAAAGATTTGCCAGCGGGAGTTGAGCTGAAAGTCATACGTGACAACTCTGTGACGATCAGCGACTCCATTAACGATGTATTGCTAAACATCATCATCGGCGGTGTGCTGGCGGTCGGCATTGTTTTCTTATTCTTAGGAAACTGGCGTAGTACGCTGATTGCGGCGATTGCGATACCGACATCAATCATTACCACATTTTTGGCGATGAAGGCGTTGAATTTTACGCTCAACACCATGTCGCTCTTGGGCTTGTCTTTGGCGGTCGGGATATTGATCGACGATGCGATCGTCGTCATCGAAAATATCGTGCGGCATCTGCAAATGGGCAAGGAGAAATATACTGCGGCGGCGGAAGGAACATCTGAAATCAGTCTGGCGATTACGGCTACGACATTTAGCTTAGTTGCCGTATTTTTGCCGGTTGGAATGATGACCGGCGTCATCGGACAGTTTCTAAAGCAATTCGGCATTACGGTTGCGGTCAGCGTGTTGGTATCTCTATTTGTCGCATTTACGCTGACGCCGATGCTGTCGGCTAATTATCTAAACCGTCGTCCGGAAAGAGGACAGAGCTGGTTTGATGAGAAGTGGAATCGCTGGGATGCCATCCTGGAACGTTGGACGAAAAAGTACGGCGAATGGCTCGCTTTATGCCTCGAACATCGTAAAAAGGTCATGCTTTTGGTTGCTCTGCTTTTGTTGGGCAGCTTGTCGCTGACTCCTCTTTTGGGAACCGGCTTTATGCCGGATTCGGACAGTGCGGAAATTACGATTGCTGCCGATGTTGACGCGGGAATGAGTCCGCAGTCCGCGGGAGCGATTGCGGATCAGATTTCTTCAATCGCGCGTGAATTGCCGGAAGTTCTGCTCACCTATAGCGTGGCACAAAGCGACAGTCTCTCGATTCTCGTCAAACTGACGCCAAAAGGGCAACGCAAGGCGACGGATGCGCAGATTGTCTCTTTATTGCGCGAAAAGCTGCGGGACATTCCTGCGGCGCAGATCAGCGTTTCGAAAAAATCGGGTATGAGTGAAGGAAAGCCGATATCGCTTGTGATTCAGGGAGAATCGTTGAGCACGCTGGTCGATCTTGCCGATCAGGTGGAAGGAATCGTTGCCGGCGTACCTGGAGCTGTTGATGTTTCGTCCAGTTACCAGACCGGCAAGCCGGATGCGCAACTGGTGACGAACAGAGAAAAGGCAGCCGCGCTTGGCGTGTCGACTTCAAATATTGCAACAACACTCTCGACGATGTTTACCGGAACTGTAATCAACCAATATAAAGATGACAACGACTCGTTTGACGTACGACTGATTTTAGCGCCGGAAGATCGCAAAACGTTGTCGGCTGTCGATAGTATTTATCTGGGCAGCTCTTATAATGACAGCAGCGGCGAAACGGTGATGGTGCCGTTATCGCAAGTAACGAATACGGTATATTCGACGAGTCCGACCAGCATTAATCGTTATGACCGCTTGGATCAAATTACGATTTCGGCCAACTTGCGCAATGTTTCATTGGGCGATTTCAACACTGCGTTGGATAAAAAGTTAGCGCAGGTTGCGTTGCCGACCGGATATAAATTTGTGACTACCGGTGAATCACAGCGTATGGGCGATGCGTTTTCCGGCGTTGTCTTGGCTCTGTCGATGGCGGTTCTCTTTATCTTTTTCGTACTGGCGGCGCAGTTTGAAAGTTATGTCGATCCCTTTTCCATCATGCTGGCATTGCCGCTGGCCATCATCGGAGCGATTGTCGGCTTGCTGTTAGGGCACAGTAGTCTAAACATGATGTCGCTGATTGGGATCATTATGTTGATGGGCCTTGTGACAAAGAATGCCATTTTGCTGCTTGACTTTGCAAAGCAACAGATTGAGCAGGGGGTGGCGCGTAATCAGGCACTTATAGAAGCGGCTGTCGTAAGGCTCCGACCCATTATGATGACGACTGTCGCCATGATAGCAGGCATGCTGCCGCTCGCTTTTGGCGTCGGACCGGGAGCTGAAAGCCGCTCCCCGATGGCGCACGCGATTATCGGCGGATTGATAACATCGACGTTGCTGACGCTGGTGGTTGTTCCGATCATGTATACGTTCCTCGACGATCTCAGGCAACGTATTTATAAGAAGAGCGGAAAGGTATAA